In Balaenoptera ricei isolate mBalRic1 chromosome 4, mBalRic1.hap2, whole genome shotgun sequence, the genomic stretch aaaaaaaaaaaaaaccatggaaAACAAATACCAACCTTTTAGAGAACTGTTTCTCAGAAACAACTGTGATTTTATTCTTGAAGCGTTCAATGTGAACGACATTCCCAAgatttccagtttttccattCACTTTAACCTTCTCCCGTAGAAACTGTtcctattttaaaacagaaaaaatgccACACTAGGGAAGAAAACCCTAGATATTCACTAGGGAAGGTACCCTAGGAACAGAGCTTAGGTTAAAATCAAATATTACATACTCAATTCATTTTTAAGAACTCTACTACAATGATAAAAAACAAGCTGAGTAGAGTGATACTTACaaaatttccagaatcaaaaatTCCATCTTCTACTGGATGAGTAAGGTCCAAATTAAACTTCCAGGTTGACTTCTTAGGCTTCCTGTCTTTCTTCTACAGAAAGTTAATATAATTATGGCTCTCTACATGAATTTATTCACTTTATATACAAAATCAAAGATCTGTATCAGTGCAGTATTGTACAATGAGGCTATACACATGAAATGGTGCGAAATTCTAAAAAAATTGCTTAATACTTATCAGATATACCCTAACTATTTTTTAACCAGGCTATGTGTAGGGGAGTACACTCATTAACTTGGTTAAAATCAAGTTTCATGAAATCCGATGGAAATTTCTCCTGTTCACCACATAAGCACCTCACAAGTGCAAAACTCAAGAAAGCGCAAAGTATATGCTGAGCTACTACTAGTTTCCTTCATCAGAAGATTCCAAAGAATCCTATTTTGCAAATGGAAAAGATTAAGAGAATCAATCTACTTTCTACTACaagttaaaactaaaaaatacccACCTAGCTTGGTTTGAACAGCTAACCA encodes the following:
- the RPL22L1 gene encoding ribosomal protein eL22-like, with translation MALKKDRKPKKSTWKFNLDLTHPVEDGIFDSGNFEQFLREKVKVNGKTGNLGNVVHIERFKNKITVVSEKQFSKRYLKYLTKKYLKKNNLRDWLRVVASDKETYELRYFQISQDEDGSESED